Below is a genomic region from Aminiphilus circumscriptus DSM 16581.
AAGCAACATTCTTCCAGTTCCTCTCATCTCCCCCGGCCTCCTTTCCAGATCGCCTGATTGCCTCTTCCTCCATCAAGCATTGTAGCACATCGCATCACAGGACATCGTTCCTTCCGAAAAAACCCTCTTCAGGGTCTACTCCATGGCTCCGGCCTTCGAAAAGAAGCTGCCGGCCTTTTTGGCCGAATTCGACCGGATGGACAGAATGGAAAAACATCTCCGACACTGTTATACTGCATGAAATGCAACAAGATTGCATATTCGAAGGAGGGGATTTTTATGCGGTACCTACGAACTCAGCGTCTTGTCCAGATTCTCGTTCTTTGCCTCGGCCTTTCTCTGTGCGCTTCCATGTCCGTCGCTGCGGAAGAATCCGTGGCGGTGGCAGCAAGCCTGGGACCGACGATGGAAAAACTCGCCGAACAATTTTCCTCCACCACGGGAAATCGCCTTACACTCGTCAACGGAGCCTCGGGAAAACTCGCCGCCCAGATCGAAGCGGGAGCACCCTTCACTCTCTTCCTCAGCGCCAACGAGAAATGGGCGCGGCACCTCGAGTCGAAGGGGGTGCTCACGGACGTCCACCCCTACGCGGAATCGCCCCTGGTACTCTGGTGGGGCAAAGAAAGTGCACCGACAGTGGAGATGCTGAAAGAATCCACGATGAAGGTGGCCATCGCGGATCCGGCGGCGGCCCCCCTGGGAGAACTGGCGAAGGAATGGCTTATCCGCAAGGGAATGTTCCAGGTTCTGGAGCAGGAGAAACGGCTCGTCATCGCCGGGGATATCCTGAAAACAGCTCTGGCGGTAAAGAGTGGAGGGGCTGACTTGGCTTTCGTCGCCTTGGGGACGGCACAGGAGCTGGGTGG
It encodes:
- the modA gene encoding molybdate ABC transporter substrate-binding protein, with amino-acid sequence MRYLRTQRLVQILVLCLGLSLCASMSVAAEESVAVAASLGPTMEKLAEQFSSTTGNRLTLVNGASGKLAAQIEAGAPFTLFLSANEKWARHLESKGVLTDVHPYAESPLVLWWGKESAPTVEMLKESTMKVAIADPAAAPLGELAKEWLIRKGMFQVLEQEKRLVIAGDILKTALAVKSGGADLAFVALGTAQELGGGFVRVSSPPARYFGGLVKNTATNVTAEFWRWLRSSEAAPLWEKAGFDPARE